From the genome of Thiomicrorhabdus indica:
TTAACTGAACCCGAAGTGATTCAGCTGATGCGTTCAACGGTGAAACGCAAAAGCTTTGAGGTTTGGCGTGCTCGAGTAACTGGTCGAAAAACCAAGCATTTACAACTTCGACCGGCCGGTATTGATCGCGGCTACTGCCCAACTCAGTATAAAATTCGTTCGGGATGGTAAAGAAGTTTTCTTCCTCGAAATTTGCGAAATTTACGAAATTTATTAGCTAACTAATCTCTGTTCAGAAAACAAACTCAATTCTTAGTTGAGTAATTAGCTCTCAAGCAGTTCAATAATTTCTATCGGCACTGTATTGCGTTCGACTTTAACGAATGGCGAAACCTTAAATAAATCGCCATTACGTCCTTCACAGACCTCTGAAATACCTGAATTTTTCGCGAGTTTCGCTAAGGCTTCAAGATGTTCCGGTTCGCCGTGCGTTGGAATCAACGTTTTCGGTTGCACCCATTCCAAAAGCTGTTTGACATCGTCTTCTGCTGGGTGACCCGAGGCGTGCAACAACACTTTATCTTTGACTTCATCTGCATGAATTACCGTTAAGTCTAGCGCACGTAGTTTTTTGATGAGTTGGTCAATTTTGGTTTTATTGGGCGGAATTTTCATGGCGCTGAAAATGACGGTATCTTCTGGCTCTAAATACAGCCAATAGTGGCGACCTTGCGCCATTTTTGTGAGTGCAGCGCGTGGCTCGGCTTGCGAGCCTGTGGCGACCACTAAGACTTCCTCTGGCGGCAAGTAGCCAATGTGTTTTGGATCAATTAACTCTAATTCTCGAGGCCAATAGCCTAAGCGACGTGCAATTGACACCATATTTTCCATGGAACGACCAAAAACCGCCATTTGCCGACCGGTCTTTTTGGCGATTCGCGCAAGGGTAAGCAAACGGGCAATGTTACTGCTAAAACAACTGACCACCACGCGGTTTTTAGCGGCTGAAATGGTTTGATAAAGCCCTTGATAACAAGCACTTTCAGAAAGCGTTTTGCCGGGTTTGATGGCATTGGTTGCATCACACACCATCGCGTCGATTTGAAAACTTTTAAGATGCTGATAAATCGCAGAATCAAAGGCTGTACCGACCACCGGATTGTTATCGATTTTCCAATCGCCAGTGTGCAAGACTTTACCGGCCGGTGTTTCAATCAGCACACTGGTCGCTTCTGGAATCGAATGTGGCATGGGTAACCAAGTGACTTCAAATTCACCCATAAACATCGGATTTTGCATTTCGACTTCGATAACGGGCACACGATGCCCCCAAGTCACTTGAGAAAGTTTATTGAGAATCACTGCGGCTGCAAAAGATGTGGCGTAAATAGGGGCTTGCAAGCGAGGCCAAAGCGACAAAAGGGCACCAATATGGTCTTCATGCGCGTGGGTAATCACAATGGCCTGCAAATTTTCGCGTTGCGCTTCAATAAAACTTGGGTCAACACACACTCGTCTTTCGCGCACTTCTGTGTGCTCAAATCCCATGCCGCAATCCACCATTAACCACTGATTGTCGTGACCATAAAGATTCATATTCATACCGATTTCACCCGTACCACCTAAGGGTAAAAACCAGAAATCGTATTTTGTCGGTTGCATTAATTTGGGGGATTGAGACATATTTTTTGTGTCACTGTGCGAATGAAAAGAAGGTAATGAATTTCGAGCTATTATAGCGGCAATTCAACTTGACCGGCCGGTGGAAAATGAAGTTTGTCTGCTGATTTCTTCTGAGAATTGCTGCCCAGTTTGTCAGGAAATTGAGCAGCGTATGAGATGAAATGTTTCACGTGAAACACATAGGGTGAAACTTTTTAGAGTGTCAAACCTCGACCGATGGAATAGATTGGGCCGGTCGGTAATCCTGTTGGGGAACCGGCTTCGTCTTCGATCGTTAACTCAAACAATTGATTCGCTTCCAATGGCGGAAGTTGGTCAATATCCACTGTGATCGGTTGTCCTTTTTTCACAAGACCGAGTGAAATCGGTTTATCCCAGCCTTCGGCTTTTGTCCAAAATTGAAGCGCTTTTCCTTCTGGAATTTCAACAGCGCCAAGCGGAATTAATTCAATTTGTCGACTTTGGCTGGTTTGTATGACCCAACCGGGTGATTTGTCTTGAGGTTCCACTAGTACCGCAACATAGCGTGTTTCAGGTTCTGCTTGAGATGTGTATTGCATGAGTTGAACGCTGAGCACTGCTGAGGTTAAAAACCCTGCCAGTGCAAAACCTCGCCATAGGGTTAAGTTTTGCCAAAATCCACCGGCCGGTGAACTTTGCTGAATTTGAGATGAATATTGAGAGCTAGGTTTTTTATGCAATGCATCAAGACTTCGTTCAATACGAGCGCCTAATGGCTGTGGTGCCTTTTCAAGCGGCAGTTGATCGCTGATTTGTAGCAGTGTTTCTTGAAAGTCATTCACTCTTTTTTGCAGCGCTTTATTGGTAATCAAATGTGTTTCAAATGCTTGGCGTTCTTCATTCGATAAGGCACCGATTACGTAGAGTTCTACCTTCTCTTCGAGTTCATGCTGAGTGTTTTTGCTCATTGTAGACACTCCTTTAACGCTTGCAGGCTACGACGAATCCAAGATTTTACGGTGCCCAAAGGTTTGTTCAACAAATTTGAAATCTCTTCTTGTGTGTAACCTTCAACGTAAGAATGCAAAATGCATTGCTTGCTTTCGTCAGATAAGTTTTCCATACAATCGTATAGCGTTTTATGCTGCAAACTGTCATCCATTGGGTTTTTATTTGAAGAGGTTTGTTGTTGCATTTTATCCAAAATATCCGTGAGAAATTCTGGGTCTGTTTGCACTTGACGTTGATGTTTTTC
Proteins encoded in this window:
- a CDS encoding sigma-70 family RNA polymerase sigma factor encodes the protein MSDPTFDYEAALMACASGKRTALTELYQQEASRLLTVVFRILKNRALAEDIVHDAFLKIWANAKSYQPELGSGRGWIYTLTRNLALNALEKHQRQVQTDPEFLTDILDKMQQQTSSNKNPMDDSLQHKTLYDCMENLSDESKQCILHSYVEGYTQEEISNLLNKPLGTVKSWIRRSLQALKECLQ
- a CDS encoding TIGR03643 family protein; the encoded protein is MKTKQKLKQLDDEAVSRIVEMAWEDRTPFEAIETNFGLTEPEVIQLMRSTVKRKSFEVWRARVTGRKTKHLQLRPAGIDRGYCPTQYKIRSGW
- a CDS encoding anti-sigma factor, with the translated sequence MSKNTQHELEEKVELYVIGALSNEERQAFETHLITNKALQKRVNDFQETLLQISDQLPLEKAPQPLGARIERSLDALHKKPSSQYSSQIQQSSPAGGFWQNLTLWRGFALAGFLTSAVLSVQLMQYTSQAEPETRYVAVLVEPQDKSPGWVIQTSQSRQIELIPLGAVEIPEGKALQFWTKAEGWDKPISLGLVKKGQPITVDIDQLPPLEANQLFELTIEDEAGSPTGLPTGPIYSIGRGLTL
- a CDS encoding ribonuclease J, whose translation is MSQSPKLMQPTKYDFWFLPLGGTGEIGMNMNLYGHDNQWLMVDCGMGFEHTEVRERRVCVDPSFIEAQRENLQAIVITHAHEDHIGALLSLWPRLQAPIYATSFAAAVILNKLSQVTWGHRVPVIEVEMQNPMFMGEFEVTWLPMPHSIPEATSVLIETPAGKVLHTGDWKIDNNPVVGTAFDSAIYQHLKSFQIDAMVCDATNAIKPGKTLSESACYQGLYQTISAAKNRVVVSCFSSNIARLLTLARIAKKTGRQMAVFGRSMENMVSIARRLGYWPRELELIDPKHIGYLPPEEVLVVATGSQAEPRAALTKMAQGRHYWLYLEPEDTVIFSAMKIPPNKTKIDQLIKKLRALDLTVIHADEVKDKVLLHASGHPAEDDVKQLLEWVQPKTLIPTHGEPEHLEALAKLAKNSGISEVCEGRNGDLFKVSPFVKVERNTVPIEIIELLES